One window of the Chlorogloeopsis sp. ULAP01 genome contains the following:
- a CDS encoding iron-sulfur cluster assembly accessory protein: protein MTQATQSSQKGIQLSEAALRQVKFLQEKQAGNDLCLRVGVRQGGCSGMSYIMDFEDPSKITSNDEVFDYDGFKIVCDRKSLLYLYGLMLDYSDAMIGGGFQFTNPNASQTCGCGKSFGV, encoded by the coding sequence ATGACACAAGCAACTCAATCATCGCAAAAAGGAATTCAGTTGAGCGAGGCAGCATTGCGGCAAGTGAAATTTTTGCAGGAGAAACAGGCTGGCAATGATTTATGCTTGCGGGTAGGAGTGCGTCAAGGTGGATGCTCCGGAATGTCTTACATAATGGATTTTGAAGACCCTAGCAAGATTACCTCTAATGATGAAGTTTTTGATTATGACGGCTTCAAAATTGTATGTGATCGCAAGAGTTTATTATATCTCTATGGCTTAATGCTTGATTATAGTGATGCTATGATTGGCGGTGGTTTCCAGTTTACTAATCCTAATGCTTCCCAAACTTGTGGCTGTGGCAAGTCATTTGGAGTGTAA
- a CDS encoding TIGR01777 family oxidoreductase, translating into MKVAITGATGFVGSHLVKRLNKEGHRVLVLTRNTAHAQKFFPRQAFSNVEIITYTPTASGSWQQAIADCDGVVNLAGEPIGEGRWTPARKQEILNSRKLSTQKIVEAIANANAKPSVLVNASAIGYYGTSETTTFDETSSPGNDFLAQVCQTWETEAQKVTDYGVRLVILRFGIVLGLGGALGKMITPFKLFAGGPIGSGRQWFSWIHIDDLVDLIVQALTKPEMTGVYNATAPHPVRMAELSQTMGKVMHRPSWLPVPNFAIEALLGDGAIVVLEGQQVLPKRTLESGFEFQYPDLQPALEEVLK; encoded by the coding sequence ATGAAAGTAGCAATCACCGGAGCAACAGGATTTGTTGGTAGTCACTTAGTAAAGCGACTTAACAAAGAAGGTCATAGGGTATTAGTGTTAACTCGCAACACTGCTCATGCCCAAAAGTTTTTTCCAAGGCAAGCTTTTAGCAATGTAGAAATTATTACTTATACTCCCACAGCATCCGGTTCTTGGCAGCAGGCGATCGCTGATTGTGATGGAGTAGTTAATCTTGCTGGTGAACCGATTGGAGAGGGGCGCTGGACACCAGCACGCAAACAAGAAATCCTCAATAGCCGCAAACTTAGCACACAAAAAATTGTCGAAGCAATAGCCAATGCTAATGCAAAGCCTAGTGTTTTAGTTAACGCATCGGCTATCGGTTATTACGGGACAAGCGAAACTACTACTTTTGATGAGACTAGCTCACCAGGAAACGATTTTCTCGCCCAAGTCTGTCAAACTTGGGAAACAGAAGCACAAAAAGTCACAGATTATGGTGTCAGATTAGTAATATTGCGGTTTGGTATTGTTTTGGGCTTGGGTGGTGCTTTGGGTAAAATGATAACTCCCTTCAAGCTTTTCGCGGGTGGTCCTATTGGTAGTGGTAGACAGTGGTTTTCTTGGATTCACATAGATGATTTAGTTGACTTGATTGTACAAGCTTTAACCAAACCAGAAATGACAGGTGTATACAATGCCACCGCTCCCCATCCTGTCCGCATGGCAGAGTTATCTCAAACTATGGGAAAAGTCATGCATCGCCCTTCTTGGTTGCCAGTTCCTAACTTTGCAATCGAAGCCCTTTTGGGGGATGGAGCAATAGTAGTCTTAGAAGGTCAACAAGTTTTACCTAAACGTACTTTAGAAAGTGGCTTTGAGTTTCAATATCCTGATTTGCAGCCAGCCCTAGAAGAAGTTTTGAAATGA
- a CDS encoding FHA domain-containing protein: protein MANNNFKQILINDRSTDFSNDLAMAAETRESHLLILEDDQGRKEFILEHSIYSIGRDRECDIRLVSQFVSRRHATLLKLPRKDNSNNYYYRIVDGDAKGRPSSNGLMINGRKIQTHDLKNEDEIIFGPQVRAIYYLLQHETTPPGQTDASEYDITLINPGMTEDFED from the coding sequence ATGGCAAACAATAATTTTAAACAAATCTTGATTAACGACAGATCAACTGATTTTAGCAATGATTTGGCAATGGCAGCAGAAACCCGTGAAAGTCATCTACTGATCTTAGAAGATGATCAGGGACGCAAAGAATTTATCTTAGAACATTCCATTTATTCTATTGGTCGAGATAGAGAGTGCGATATTCGTTTAGTTTCGCAATTTGTCTCGCGTCGCCATGCTACTTTACTGAAACTGCCTCGAAAAGATAATAGTAATAACTATTACTATAGAATTGTTGACGGTGATGCAAAAGGTAGACCCAGTTCTAATGGCTTAATGATTAATGGACGCAAGATCCAGACTCACGATCTCAAAAATGAAGACGAGATTATTTTTGGCCCGCAAGTACGTGCCATTTATTACCTATTACAGCATGAGACCACGCCACCTGGTCAGACTGATGCTAGTGAATATGATATTACGCTTATTAACCCTGGCATGACTGAGGATTTTGAGGACTGA